A stretch of the Mesorhizobium sp. Pch-S genome encodes the following:
- a CDS encoding sodium-independent anion transporter, whose translation MTQATAIEFEKVPGTSIWWPPGAEPTGERVPGVLVVAFQAPLSFVNAERFAEDFRAMIDARAPKHVVFEASSVIDIDFTAAQALRTVIEHCRKTGISFRIARLETVRAQRALERFGIVGMLGQSAIFRSVDNAIADIAAGEQAGRRQTPSPST comes from the coding sequence ATGACCCAGGCGACCGCGATCGAGTTCGAGAAAGTTCCCGGCACGTCGATCTGGTGGCCGCCGGGAGCCGAGCCAACAGGCGAGCGTGTTCCCGGCGTGCTGGTGGTCGCCTTCCAGGCTCCGCTTTCCTTCGTCAACGCCGAGAGGTTCGCTGAGGATTTCCGGGCCATGATCGACGCCCGTGCCCCGAAACATGTCGTCTTTGAAGCCAGCAGCGTCATCGACATCGACTTCACGGCAGCGCAGGCCCTTCGTACGGTGATCGAGCACTGCCGGAAAACCGGCATCTCCTTCCGCATCGCCCGGTTGGAAACGGTGCGGGCACAAAGGGCGCTGGAGCGGTTCGGCATCGTCGGGATGCTGGGGCAGAGTGCCATTTTCCGCAGCGTCGACAATGCCATCGCAGACATCGCCGCTGGCGAGCAGGCCGGGCGTAGGCAGACGCCGTCGCCGTCAACCTAG
- a CDS encoding DUF930 domain-containing protein, producing MLPYRLLKSGNVLDVPDATFRTRTAWYRVSFRCEVDANATRVLSFVSRTGALVPQAEWAALDRSARKQDL from the coding sequence TTGCTTCCATACCGCCTGCTCAAGTCGGGCAATGTCCTGGACGTTCCGGACGCCACCTTTCGCACGCGAACGGCCTGGTACAGGGTGAGTTTCAGATGCGAGGTCGACGCCAACGCGACGCGGGTGTTGTCTTTTGTTTCCCGGACCGGAGCTCTTGTTCCGCAGGCTGAATGGGCAGCCCTCGATCGGTCCGCCCGCAAACAGGATTTGTAA
- a CDS encoding carboxymuconolactone decarboxylase family protein has product MTHQSPNVSESRLERGKRALAEIDGEAGHKVIAALADIAPDFANYVFEFSFGDIYSRPGLDLRSREIATIAALTAMGTATPQLKVHIEAGLNVGLTRDEIIETMIQMAVYAGFPAALNGLFAAKEVFAARQKEEAA; this is encoded by the coding sequence ATGACGCATCAATCCCCGAACGTCAGCGAAAGCCGGCTGGAACGCGGCAAGCGGGCGCTCGCTGAAATCGACGGTGAAGCCGGCCACAAGGTCATTGCCGCTCTGGCCGACATTGCTCCCGACTTCGCGAACTACGTGTTCGAGTTTTCGTTCGGCGACATCTACAGCCGCCCCGGCCTCGACCTGCGCTCCCGCGAAATAGCGACAATCGCGGCACTGACTGCGATGGGAACCGCGACCCCACAGCTGAAAGTCCATATCGAGGCGGGATTGAATGTCGGGCTGACCAGGGATGAAATCATCGAAACCATGATCCAGATGGCGGTTTATGCCGGCTTTCCCGCGGCGCTCAACGGGCTGTTTGCAGCGAAGGAGGTCTTCGCTGCTCGCCAGAAAGAGGAGGCGGCGTGA
- a CDS encoding adenylosuccinate synthase has translation MANVVVVGSQWGDEGKGKIVDWLADRADVVVRFHGGHNAGHTLVIDGVSYKLALLPSGLVQGKLSVIGNGVVVDPHHFITELQKLRDQGVTITPEILRIADNAPLILSLHRELDAIREDANSGLKIGTTRRGIGPAYEDKVGRRSIRLIDLAEPETLMLKIERLLTHHNALRRGMGLNEIDPQTIHDELTSVAAEILPFMDQVWRVLDEKRRTGARILFEGAQGALLDNDHGTYPFVTSSNTVAGQAAAGSGLGPTAIGYVLGITKAYTTRVGEGPFPCELDDEVGRHLATVGREVGVNTGRPRRCGWFDAVLVRQTVKTSGITGIALTKLDVLDGLKEIKICVGYELDGQRIDYLPASMRAQAAVKPIYETLEGWSQTTAGARSWAELPAQAVKYVRYIEELIGAPVALLSTSPERDDTILVTDPFED, from the coding sequence ATGGCCAATGTGGTGGTCGTCGGCTCGCAATGGGGCGACGAAGGCAAAGGCAAGATCGTGGACTGGCTGGCCGACCGCGCCGATGTGGTCGTGCGCTTCCATGGTGGCCACAACGCCGGCCACACACTGGTCATCGATGGCGTCAGCTACAAACTGGCGCTGCTGCCATCGGGCCTTGTGCAGGGCAAACTCTCGGTCATCGGCAACGGCGTGGTGGTCGACCCGCACCACTTCATCACGGAATTGCAGAAGCTGCGCGACCAGGGCGTGACGATCACCCCGGAAATCCTGCGCATCGCCGACAACGCCCCATTGATTCTGTCGTTGCATCGCGAACTCGACGCAATCCGCGAAGACGCGAATTCGGGCCTCAAGATCGGCACCACCCGCCGCGGCATCGGACCCGCCTATGAAGACAAGGTGGGACGCCGGTCGATCCGCCTCATCGACCTCGCCGAGCCGGAAACGCTGATGCTCAAGATCGAGCGTCTGCTCACCCATCACAACGCGCTGCGGCGCGGCATGGGATTGAACGAGATCGATCCCCAGACAATCCATGACGAACTCACTTCCGTTGCCGCCGAAATCCTGCCGTTCATGGACCAGGTCTGGCGCGTGCTGGACGAAAAGCGCCGGACCGGCGCCCGCATCCTGTTCGAAGGCGCGCAGGGTGCGCTGCTCGACAACGACCACGGCACTTATCCTTTCGTCACGTCCTCCAACACGGTGGCAGGCCAGGCCGCAGCCGGTTCCGGCCTCGGCCCGACCGCGATCGGTTATGTGCTCGGCATCACCAAGGCCTACACCACGCGCGTCGGCGAAGGGCCTTTCCCCTGCGAACTGGACGACGAGGTCGGGCGGCACCTGGCCACGGTCGGCCGCGAGGTCGGGGTCAACACCGGTCGCCCGCGCCGCTGTGGCTGGTTCGACGCCGTGCTGGTGCGCCAGACGGTCAAGACGTCGGGCATCACCGGCATCGCTCTGACCAAGCTCGATGTTCTGGATGGGCTGAAGGAGATCAAGATCTGCGTCGGTTATGAGCTCGACGGCCAGCGGATAGACTATTTGCCTGCCTCAATGCGGGCACAAGCTGCGGTTAAGCCGATCTACGAAACATTGGAGGGATGGTCGCAAACGACTGCAGGGGCGAGAAGTTGGGCCGAATTGCCGGCACAGGCAGTGAAATACGTGCGCTACATCGAGGAATTGATCGGTGCGCCGGTAGCACTCCTCTCCACCAGCCCCGAGCGGGACGACACCATACTTGTGACCGATCCGTTTGAAGATTAA
- the serA gene encoding phosphoglycerate dehydrogenase yields MAPRVLVSDKLSTTAVQIFKDRGVEVDYLPDLGKDKEKLLEVIGQYDGLAIRSATKVTEKLIAAATNLKVVGRAGIGVDNVDIPAASRRGIIVMNTPFGNSITTAEHAIALMFAVARQIPEANTSTHAGKWEKNRFMGVEITSKTLGLIGCGNIGSIVATRAVGLKMHVVAFDPFLSEQRAEELGVEKVDLDELLARADFITLHTPLTDKTRNIINAEAIARMKDGVRIINCARGGLVVEKDLIAGLKSGKVAGAGIDVFEVEPAEQNELFNMENVVCTPHLGASTSEAQENVALQVAEQMADYLVKGAVTNAINMPSITAEEAPRLKPFVKLAEVLGAFVGQVTEDPIKEVEILFDGSTAQMNTKALISAALAGLIRPQVADVNMVSAPIMVKERGIIVAEVKRDKSGVFDGYIKLTVKTEHMTRSIAGTCFSDGKPRFIQIKGINLDAEVGQHMLYTTNADAPGIIGLLGTVCGENGVNIANFQLGRNRPGGDAIALLYLDAPFPEEVLAKLREHETIDSAKRLQFDVGPA; encoded by the coding sequence ATGGCGCCCCGCGTACTCGTTTCCGATAAACTCTCCACCACCGCCGTGCAGATCTTCAAGGATCGCGGCGTCGAGGTCGACTATCTGCCCGATCTCGGCAAGGACAAGGAAAAGCTGCTCGAAGTCATTGGCCAGTATGACGGTCTCGCCATCCGTTCCGCGACCAAGGTAACCGAGAAGCTGATTGCCGCGGCGACCAACCTGAAAGTCGTCGGGCGCGCCGGCATCGGCGTCGACAACGTTGATATTCCCGCCGCATCGCGGCGCGGTATCATCGTCATGAACACCCCCTTCGGCAATTCGATCACAACGGCGGAACATGCCATTGCGCTGATGTTCGCGGTCGCCCGCCAGATCCCGGAAGCCAATACCTCGACCCACGCCGGCAAATGGGAAAAGAACCGGTTCATGGGTGTCGAAATCACCAGCAAGACGCTCGGGCTGATCGGCTGCGGCAACATCGGCTCGATCGTCGCCACCCGCGCCGTCGGCCTGAAGATGCATGTCGTTGCTTTCGATCCGTTCCTGTCCGAACAGCGTGCGGAGGAGCTGGGCGTCGAGAAGGTGGATCTGGACGAGTTGCTTGCCCGTGCCGATTTCATCACCCTGCACACGCCGCTGACCGACAAGACGCGCAACATCATCAACGCCGAAGCCATCGCCAGGATGAAGGATGGCGTGCGCATCATCAACTGCGCACGCGGCGGCCTTGTGGTCGAGAAGGACCTGATCGCGGGCCTGAAGAGCGGCAAGGTAGCGGGTGCCGGCATCGACGTCTTCGAAGTCGAGCCGGCGGAGCAGAACGAGCTCTTCAACATGGAGAATGTCGTCTGCACGCCGCATCTTGGAGCCTCCACGTCGGAAGCGCAGGAGAACGTCGCGCTCCAGGTGGCCGAACAGATGGCGGATTACCTGGTCAAGGGTGCCGTCACCAACGCCATCAACATGCCTTCGATCACTGCGGAGGAAGCTCCCCGGCTGAAGCCCTTCGTCAAGCTGGCCGAAGTGCTCGGCGCCTTCGTTGGTCAGGTCACCGAAGACCCGATCAAGGAGGTCGAGATCCTGTTTGACGGCTCGACGGCACAGATGAACACCAAGGCGTTGATCAGTGCGGCCCTTGCCGGTCTGATTCGGCCTCAGGTGGCCGATGTGAACATGGTGTCTGCACCGATCATGGTGAAGGAGCGCGGCATCATCGTCGCCGAGGTCAAGCGCGACAAGTCAGGCGTCTTCGACGGCTACATCAAATTGACGGTCAAGACGGAACACATGACACGCTCGATCGCCGGCACCTGCTTTTCCGACGGCAAGCCGCGCTTCATCCAGATCAAGGGCATCAACCTCGACGCGGAGGTGGGCCAGCACATGCTCTACACCACCAACGCCGATGCGCCCGGCATCATCGGCCTGCTCGGCACGGTCTGCGGCGAGAACGGCGTCAACATCGCCAACTTCCAGCTCGGCCGCAATCGGCCGGGTGGCGATGCGATCGCGTTGCTCTACCTCGACGCTCCGTTCCCCGAAGAAGTTCTGGCCAAGTTGCGCGAGCACGAGACGATCGATTCGGCCAAGCGGCTGCAGTTCGACGTCGGTCCTGCCTGA
- a CDS encoding DMT family transporter: MHRKAYVLLLVTTLLWGGNAVAGKLAVGHVSPMTLVFFRWVMAVIILLPIGGRAFIEDWPIIRRHLILLLVLGACGFSLFNVIFYAALNYTTAINVSIEQASMPILIIVANFLFFRLRIGWLQALGVLLTIVGVVLTASHGDPSQLLKLNLNFGDAIMLVAVVLYSGYSVGLRLKPALQWQSLMLALSIAALVVSVPFFVWEVASGTAIFPDPAGWAITLYTALGASVISQLTYIRGIELIGANRAGLFINLVPIFGTLLSILILGEDFHVYHAIALALVFGGIWLAEHGSRRSAA; encoded by the coding sequence ATGCATCGCAAAGCCTATGTTCTGCTTCTTGTCACCACGCTGCTGTGGGGCGGCAACGCCGTGGCTGGAAAACTCGCGGTAGGCCATGTCTCGCCGATGACGCTGGTTTTCTTCCGCTGGGTGATGGCCGTCATCATCCTGCTGCCGATCGGCGGCCGCGCCTTCATCGAGGACTGGCCGATCATCCGGCGCCACCTGATCCTGCTTCTCGTTCTCGGTGCGTGCGGCTTTTCGCTCTTCAATGTGATTTTCTATGCGGCGCTGAACTACACCACCGCCATCAATGTTTCGATCGAGCAGGCCAGCATGCCGATCCTGATCATCGTCGCGAATTTCCTGTTCTTCCGCCTCAGGATAGGCTGGCTGCAGGCACTTGGCGTCTTGCTCACCATTGTCGGTGTCGTTCTTACCGCCAGCCATGGTGATCCGTCCCAACTCCTGAAACTCAACCTGAACTTCGGCGATGCGATCATGCTCGTCGCCGTCGTGCTCTACAGCGGCTATTCGGTCGGCCTGCGGCTGAAACCTGCCCTGCAGTGGCAGAGCCTGATGTTGGCCTTGTCGATCGCCGCACTCGTGGTCTCGGTGCCGTTCTTCGTCTGGGAAGTCGCCAGCGGCACGGCGATCTTCCCCGATCCGGCAGGATGGGCAATCACACTCTACACGGCGCTCGGCGCCTCGGTGATCTCGCAGCTTACCTATATTCGCGGCATCGAGCTGATCGGTGCCAACCGAGCCGGGCTTTTCATCAACCTGGTACCGATTTTCGGTACCTTGCTGTCAATCCTGATCCTGGGTGAGGATTTCCACGTCTATCACGCCATCGCCCTGGCATTGGTTTTCGGCGGTATCTGGCTGGCCGAGCATGGCAGCCGTCGCTCGGCTGCCTGA
- a CDS encoding MerR family transcriptional regulator → MKIGELAKRSGLSAHTIRYYERIGLLPHADRDQSGQRDYDASILTWIEFLDRLKTTGMPIREMLRYAALRERGVDTEAERGALLEQHRERVRAHVAKLQACLLVLDTKIAGYAGMKQRMKDYDASIPERQRKPAGTRQAGAR, encoded by the coding sequence ATGAAGATTGGCGAACTGGCGAAGCGTTCGGGACTTTCTGCCCACACCATCCGTTACTATGAGCGGATCGGGCTGCTTCCCCATGCCGACAGGGATCAATCGGGTCAACGTGACTACGACGCATCGATCCTGACCTGGATAGAATTTCTCGATCGTCTCAAAACGACCGGGATGCCTATTCGGGAAATGCTGCGTTACGCAGCCTTGCGGGAGCGCGGCGTCGACACGGAAGCAGAGCGCGGCGCATTGCTCGAACAGCACCGTGAGCGTGTCCGTGCGCATGTGGCCAAACTGCAAGCCTGCCTTCTCGTCCTCGACACCAAGATTGCCGGATATGCCGGCATGAAACAGAGGATGAAGGACTATGACGCATCAATCCCCGAACGTCAGCGAAAGCCGGCTGGAACGCGGCAAGCGGGCGCTCGCTGA
- a CDS encoding ParB-like protein, which produces MPRNIVPVLHPVSVADLRPTQMTVGLREVALKRKELRALPAGKKDDFLGVHFIPAVIGPKQRPFVVDHHHLARALHEEGIGKVLISVLADLSRLSKDEFLVFLDNRAWMHPFDASGHRHGYEDLPKSVDRLVDDPFRSLAGAVRRAGGYAKDTTPFAEFLWADFFRRRVDAGQLADNFERAARKATALARDKSASHLPGWSGPDD; this is translated from the coding sequence ATGCCGCGGAACATCGTCCCAGTCCTGCATCCGGTTTCCGTCGCCGATTTGCGTCCGACGCAAATGACCGTCGGCCTGCGTGAGGTCGCGCTCAAACGCAAAGAGCTGCGCGCGTTGCCGGCTGGCAAGAAGGATGATTTTCTCGGGGTGCATTTCATCCCGGCGGTGATCGGACCAAAGCAGCGTCCCTTCGTCGTCGACCATCACCATCTGGCCCGCGCCCTGCACGAAGAGGGCATCGGAAAGGTGCTGATCAGCGTGCTCGCGGACCTGTCACGGCTCAGCAAGGACGAGTTCCTGGTGTTCCTGGACAACCGTGCCTGGATGCATCCTTTCGATGCGTCGGGGCACCGGCATGGTTACGAAGACTTGCCGAAATCAGTCGACAGGCTGGTCGATGATCCGTTTCGCAGTCTGGCCGGCGCGGTGCGACGAGCCGGCGGTTATGCCAAGGACACGACGCCGTTCGCGGAATTCCTTTGGGCGGATTTTTTCCGGCGGCGTGTTGATGCCGGCCAACTCGCCGACAATTTCGAAAGGGCGGCCAGGAAGGCCACTGCGCTGGCGCGGGATAAATCCGCAAGCCATCTGCCAGGCTGGAGCGGCCCCGACGACTGA
- a CDS encoding DUF2865 domain-containing protein, protein MADECSSLARQIRSGGSGGSNLQQAQLRRQLVAIQALERRRQCSGKSSGGFFDPCGDLARMRADVLRQMAAASGGRDASVLQARYIALGCAPERRERQAARDTASGPMAIGSAAMLYCVRPSDGYFFPAPKSQFARDTDLKDTTDQCRFICDDPGMEVFALTDPSLETDEMISVAERKPYKDLPTAFRYRDADAFKSCDLRRYYSRVNEMRARTVTPGNMQNAVIPLPTGRPAADPMNGVIPAPLALVEEPVPARAVRVVGPSFLPDP, encoded by the coding sequence TTGGCCGACGAATGCTCGTCGCTGGCGCGCCAGATTCGCAGCGGCGGCAGTGGAGGCTCCAATCTGCAGCAGGCGCAGCTGCGGCGGCAGCTTGTCGCCATCCAGGCGCTCGAGCGGCGGCGGCAGTGCTCGGGCAAGAGTTCCGGCGGTTTTTTCGACCCTTGTGGTGACCTTGCGCGCATGCGCGCCGATGTGTTGCGGCAGATGGCGGCCGCGAGCGGAGGACGCGACGCATCCGTTCTGCAGGCGCGCTACATCGCGCTTGGCTGCGCGCCGGAGCGACGCGAACGGCAGGCAGCGCGCGATACCGCTTCGGGACCGATGGCGATCGGCAGTGCTGCGATGCTCTATTGCGTGCGGCCCTCGGACGGCTATTTCTTCCCGGCACCGAAATCGCAATTCGCCAGGGATACAGATCTGAAGGACACGACGGATCAGTGCCGCTTCATCTGCGATGATCCAGGCATGGAGGTATTCGCCCTGACCGATCCCAGCCTGGAAACCGATGAGATGATCTCGGTCGCCGAACGCAAACCCTACAAGGATCTCCCGACGGCATTTCGTTATCGCGACGCCGATGCCTTCAAGAGTTGCGACCTGAGACGTTACTACAGCCGGGTCAACGAGATGCGCGCCCGCACGGTAACGCCGGGCAACATGCAAAACGCTGTCATTCCACTGCCGACGGGGAGGCCTGCTGCCGACCCGATGAACGGTGTCATTCCCGCACCGCTGGCACTGGTGGAGGAACCTGTGCCCGCCCGGGCCGTGCGCGTCGTCGGACCGTCCTTCCTGCCGGATCCCTGA